DNA from Kitasatospora herbaricolor:
ATCTCGACGCCGTCGCTGCCCCGGGCGAGGGCGGCGGCGAGATCGAAGCGGAACCCGTCCACGCCCATCTCGGTGACCCAGTAGCGCAGCGAGTCGGTGATCAGCCGGACGGTCTGCGGCTGACGGGTGTCCAGGGTGTTGCCGCAGCCGGTGTAGTCCGCGTAGCCGCGCCGGCGGTTCAGCGGGAGGCGGTAGTAGCCGGCGTTGTCGATGCCGCGCAGCGACAGGGTGGGGCCCAGCTCGCCGGCCTCGGCGGTGTGGTTGTAGACCACGTCGAGGATGACCTCGATGCCGGCCGCGTGCAGGGCCCGGACCATCCGCTTGAACTCGCCGACCTGCTGTCCGCGGCTGCCGGAGGACGAGTAGCCCGCGTGCGGCGCGAAGTAGCCGATGCTGTTGTAGCCCCAGTAGTTGGTGAGCCCGCGGGCCTGCAGGTGGTCCTCGCTGGCGTACTGGTGGACGGGCAGCAGTTCGACGGCGGTGACGCCGAGACCGGTCAGGTGCTCGATCGCGGCCGGGTGGGCGAGGCCGGCGTAGGTGCCGCGCAGCTCGGGCGGCACGCCGGGGTGGCGCATGGTGAAGCCGCGGACGTGCACCTCGTAGAGCACCGTCTCGGCCCAGGGGGTCTTCGGGCGCTGGTCGTCGTACCAGTCGTCGTCGTCGTGCACGACCACGCCCTTGGGGACGTACGCGGCCGAGTCGCGGTTGTCCCGGACGGTGTCGGCGACCTCGCGTTCGGGCCAGTCGCGGACCGAGCCGCAGGTGGCGTCGTGGGCGGTGTAGTCGCCGTCGACGGCGCGGGCGTACGGGTCGAGCAGCAGCTTCGCCGGGTTCCAGCGGGCCCCGGTCCACGGGTCCCAGCGGCCGTGCACCCGGAAGCCGTAGCGGGTGCCGGGCAGAACGTCGGGCAGGTAGCCGTGCCAGGTCTGGAAGTTCTGCTCGGTCAGCCGGTGCCGGCTCTCCCGTCCGTCCTCGTCGAAGAGGCAGAGGTCGACGGCCTCGGCGCCGGCCGCCCAGAGCGCGAAGTTGGTGCCCCGGGTGCCGTCGGGGCCGGTGCGGAAGCGGGCGCCGAGCGGCTGCCAGCTGCCCGGCCAGGGGGTGGCGGGGCCGGCGCCCGCGGGCGGTGCGGCGCGCGGCCCGGCCCGGCCCCGGTCGGCCGCTTCCTCCGGTCGTGCGCCTGGTCCCAGCTCCTGCCCTGCCGTCATGACCGCACCCTCCCAGTACGGGGGTGTCCCGTACCCCGTCCCACACTTGTTCCCTGATCGGATGCCGCTGTCACGTGGCGGATCATCTTGTGACGGACCGTGAACGATTCTGCCCCCGGACGCGCCCGGACGGCGTAGGCCGTCCGCAGGGCTTCGTTCGTGTCCGGCCGGGGTCGCGGTCGTTATGCCCGGTATCGAGCGGTTGGACCCTTACGCTGGCAGACGGACGGTCGGTGAGGGTTCGTCGGCGGACCGCCCTGCCGGACGGCGGCGAGCTGGCGGACGACGGACACAGCGGGAGGCCGGATGGGCCCCGGACTGCGGGTTTGGGTACGGAGGGCGGCCGCCCTCGGGCTGTGCCTGCTCACCGGCTGCGACGGGAGCGGGGTGCTGAGCGGCGGGGACGACCCGGCGCCGCCGCCGCCCGCCTCCTCGCCGGCGATCCTGGTGACGCCGGGCGACGGCAGCCGGGAGGTCGCCCCGGAGGGGCCGGTGAAGGTGACGGTCGCCCCCGGCGGGCGGCTGGAGTCCGTCCGGTTCCGGGACAACAAGGGGGCCGAGCTGCCCGGCACGCTCGCCGAGGACGGCGCGTCCTGGACGCCGGACGGCCTGCTGCCGCTGGGCGGCACCTTCTCGCTGGACGCCTCCGCGGTGGACCGCGACGGCGCCCGCGCCACCCGGCACACCAAGTTCAGCACGATCGCCAGGGCACGCACCTTCGTCGCCTTCTTCACCCCGGAGGACGGCAGTACGGTCGGCGTGGGGATGCCCGTCTCGCTGCGCTTCAGCCGCCCGATCGCGGACCGCGCGGCGGTGGAGCGGGCGGTGCGGGTCACCGCCGAGCCGGCCGTGCCGGTGGCCGCGCACTGGTTCGGCGACCAGCGGCTGGACTTCCGCCCGGAGCAGTACTGGGCGCCCGGGACGAAGGTCGGCGTGGCGCTGCGCCTCAAGGGCGTGCGGGGCGCGCCCGGCGAGCTGGGCACCCAGACCAAGGACGTCCGCTTCACCGTCGGCCGCTCCCAGGTCAGCGTGGTCGACCTGGACGAGCACACGCTCACCGTCCGCCAGGGCGGCAAGGTGGTGCGGCAGCTGAAGATCTCCGGCGGCACGCCCGAGCACAGCACCTACCTCGGGGCGATGGTCGTCTCGGAGAAGTTCAAGGTCACCCGGATGAACTCGCAGACGGTGGGCCTCGGCGACGAGTACGACATCAAGGACGTCCCGCACGCGATGCGGCTGACCACCTCCGGCACCTTCATCCACGGCAACTACTGGGCCGACCCGGAGGTCTTCGGCAACGACAACACCAGCCACGGCTGCATCGGCCTGGCCGACGCCAAGGGTGGCGGGTCGGGCGAGACCCCGGCGGGCTGGCTCTTCGAGCACACCCTCACCGGGGACGTGGTCGAGGTCCGCGGCTCGGCGGGCGACGCGGTGCCACCGCACAACGGGCTGAACGGCTGGAACCTGCCCTGGGCACAGTGGCTGGCCGGCAGCGCGCTCGTCCCGGGCGGTCCGGTCACGCCGGCGCCGACCGCGTCACCCTCGCCCGCGCCCGCGTCGCCCTCGCCCGCGTCGCCCTCGACCTCTCCGGCCGGGAGGAGGCCGGCGTCCGGTGCGTCCGCTGCCTCCGGGACGGCTCGTGCGTCCGGTGCGTCCAGCGGCTCGCCGACGCTTCACTGAGCAGGCACCCAGGAGGCACCCGGCTCCCGCCGAAGATTCACTCATCGTCCCCGGTTATCCTGCTCCTCGCCCCCGGGGCCCGGTATGGAGAAGATCTGCTCCCGGTGCAACCCTTCCGGGCACCAGCGCGTGTATTCAGGGTGGATACCGGGAGGGGAGAGACCGAGTGAAGCCGGTTCAGGCGGGCAACGCCGCGATACGTAGGACCAACCACCGAGGGCGCCGTGGCGCCGTGGCGGTGATGATGGGCGGTGTGCTGCTGCTGGGGGCCGCCTGTTCGTCGAACGGCGGCGGTGGCAGCACCGCCGGCGGGGGGAGCAACGACACGGCCGCGACCGGGGGTGCCACGGGCGGGGCGGCCGCGCCCTCGCAGGAGACCCCCAAGGTCTCCACCGCGGTGCTGAACGTCGAGCCCAAGGACGGCGCCGTCGACGTCAACCCGACCAACGGCGTCAAGGTGGGCGTCACGGGCGGCAAGCTGACCGCGGTCGAGGTGACCGACAAGGACGGCAAGGCCGTGGCCGGCACGATCACCCCGGACGGCCTCGGCTGGGCGCCCTCGGGCGCGCTGACCGTGGGCATGGCGTACAAGGTGAACGTCCAGGCGACCGACCCGGCCGGGCTGGTGTCGGCGTCGACCACCACCTTCACCACCCTGACGCCGGCGAAGACCGTCTCCACCAACGACAACATCGCCGACAACGCCACGTACGGCGTCGGCATGATCGTCTCGGTGAAGTTCAACAAGGCGATCAAGAACCAGGACGCGGTGCTGAACGGCATCACCTTCGTGGCCAGCGACGGCACCACCGTCAAGGGCC
Protein-coding regions in this window:
- a CDS encoding L,D-transpeptidase; translated protein: MKPVQAGNAAIRRTNHRGRRGAVAVMMGGVLLLGAACSSNGGGGSTAGGGSNDTAATGGATGGAAAPSQETPKVSTAVLNVEPKDGAVDVNPTNGVKVGVTGGKLTAVEVTDKDGKAVAGTITPDGLGWAPSGALTVGMAYKVNVQATDPAGLVSASTTTFTTLTPAKTVSTNDNIADNATYGVGMIVSVKFNKAIKNQDAVLNGITFVASDGTTVKGHWFGSQRLDFRPEKYWNPGTKVTIKYRLKNVEVAPGIYGDVDKDEPFVIGRSQVSTADSATHQMTVVRDGKSTVLPVTLGDAKNPSWNGTMVISSKEKVTRMNSQTVGLGAEYDIQDVPHAMRLTDSGTFVHGNYWANPFGKSNASHGCVSMQDVQGGSDTSVAGKFFNDSMIGDPVTIKNSTSATVKPDNGLSGWTMDFKNW
- the glgX gene encoding glycogen debranching protein GlgX, with amino-acid sequence MTAGQELGPGARPEEAADRGRAGPRAAPPAGAGPATPWPGSWQPLGARFRTGPDGTRGTNFALWAAGAEAVDLCLFDEDGRESRHRLTEQNFQTWHGYLPDVLPGTRYGFRVHGRWDPWTGARWNPAKLLLDPYARAVDGDYTAHDATCGSVRDWPEREVADTVRDNRDSAAYVPKGVVVHDDDDWYDDQRPKTPWAETVLYEVHVRGFTMRHPGVPPELRGTYAGLAHPAAIEHLTGLGVTAVELLPVHQYASEDHLQARGLTNYWGYNSIGYFAPHAGYSSSGSRGQQVGEFKRMVRALHAAGIEVILDVVYNHTAEAGELGPTLSLRGIDNAGYYRLPLNRRRGYADYTGCGNTLDTRQPQTVRLITDSLRYWVTEMGVDGFRFDLAAALARGSDGVEMHHPFLAAVSQDPVLSRVKLIAEPWDVGAGGYQVGGFPPLWAEWNDKYRDTVRDFWRGARPDVRELGYRLSGSSDLYQRGGRRPYASVNFVTAHDGFTLRDLVSYHQKHNEANGEDNRDGTNDNRSWNCGAEGESGDPAVQELRRRQLRNLLATLLLSTGVPMLTAGDELGRTQGGNNNAYCQDNEVSWLDWSLLDDPGWRSLRDLTARLVRLRRDHPVLRQRAFFSGRAAAPDGRPDLAWFGPEGREMTEADWFAPTTGLGMLLSGAAMSERDQRGRPLRDDSFLLLLNAGDRELPFTLPGGARTTGYESVLDTSLPDQSAPPAAQYPAAAALPLPARSLHLLRLLPASTNGDHPR
- a CDS encoding L,D-transpeptidase — translated: MGPGLRVWVRRAAALGLCLLTGCDGSGVLSGGDDPAPPPPASSPAILVTPGDGSREVAPEGPVKVTVAPGGRLESVRFRDNKGAELPGTLAEDGASWTPDGLLPLGGTFSLDASAVDRDGARATRHTKFSTIARARTFVAFFTPEDGSTVGVGMPVSLRFSRPIADRAAVERAVRVTAEPAVPVAAHWFGDQRLDFRPEQYWAPGTKVGVALRLKGVRGAPGELGTQTKDVRFTVGRSQVSVVDLDEHTLTVRQGGKVVRQLKISGGTPEHSTYLGAMVVSEKFKVTRMNSQTVGLGDEYDIKDVPHAMRLTTSGTFIHGNYWADPEVFGNDNTSHGCIGLADAKGGGSGETPAGWLFEHTLTGDVVEVRGSAGDAVPPHNGLNGWNLPWAQWLAGSALVPGGPVTPAPTASPSPAPASPSPASPSTSPAGRRPASGASAASGTARASGASSGSPTLH